In the genome of Myripristis murdjan chromosome 21, fMyrMur1.1, whole genome shotgun sequence, the window GGCAGCACAGCCCGGTAATGGGAATCAGTCACGGGCGATGGTCGCAGCTGCCGCCAAGCGCAAAGACAGCACCCACAACGAGCTGTACTATGAAGAGGCCGAACATGAGAGAAGAGTCCGCAAACGCAGAGCCAGGTGAGAAACAGGAAGGGTTGGGAAGGGTTGCATACGTTTGGAGAACAACGTGGTGGAAGGAGGCCACATCCCTGGtcttaaagcaaaatttaacCTTGGGTGTTTTGGTCTGAACAGTGACCTGGATGCACAATCAGTCCACTTGGTAATGAAATATCCCTATTAGATGCACTGCGCTCCCTTTGTATGGCAATTCAGAATACTGTAGATATTTCACCAAATcgtctttcttttttatattggcataatccaatttgttggcatttgtttatgtgctagaAGTGTTATCTTTGACCCTGTTTTGCTGtgttatggaagtgaatggagaaataTAAATATGGTTTTGTGGACTAGCGATCCAGGGGAGcacggagcagctaatgaggatatttcagcaCCCATGTGGACCAAAGTTAAATTTTTCTTCAAAGTCACACTTAAACTTTAGCATGTTGCTTTATGATCAGTACATAGCATAAACTTGAAGAGGTGATGAGCTAACACGGTGTTGGTGTTTGCATGGTGCCTCAATGCCAGGCTGGTGGTGGCCGTGGAGGAGGCCTTCACCCACGTGCGCCGCATGAAGAAGGATGACGAGCGCGCGTCCCCCTCGGATATCATGGACGTGCGCGAGGCCGCTCTGGCCATTTTCCCCTCGATGGCCCGTGCCCTGCAGAAGTACCTCCGCACCACCAGGAGGCAGCACTGCCACAGCATGGAGAGCATCCAGAAGCACCTGGCTTTCTGCCTCGTCAATAACATGAGCCCCAAGGTAGGCTTGGCttttacatgtaaacacacttggTAGGCAGCAGACtgttcaatgtgtgtgtatgtgtgtgtgtgtgtgtgtgtgtgtgtgtgtgtgtgtgtgtgtgtgtgtgtgtccttgagacCTAATTACATGCTGAACCCATTTCCTCCCTCAAAGGACATTTtcaaagccttattttgggATAATTTGTATTGTTTACATTGTCGTATATAATATGTCATCCTCTTGCTCATgacatgcacatgtttttagtgaACACTACAGCATCACCAGTGGTCACAAACCACATTGGGTACCTTTTAAGGGTCTGCAGAAGTGGTTTTGaatatgtcattttaaaataaaaagcataataccttttttttttctggccacAGTTCTTGCAcatgcagttttctgttttttttttccctatatgtGTGATGCAAAATTGCAGAAAACACTGTTCTGAGGACCATTCAACACAGATTTCatcaatgagcacgtttacatgcagaccttattcctgtattaaccggaatattcgcaatattccggttgcgcacgtgtcatgtaaacacgcaccgaacccgattaaggtcatattccggttggagagaattccgaataagccccctggaatattcctgttccaaccggaatattggggcatgtcaacaccttagtcggaaaactccccgaaccggaatattcagtcacgactgcgcatgctcgactcacaaggacttctgtggcgtcctcgttgctatggttacctgcaagcggcaaacggcatggcgaacagcagcaagagccaggagactgcagtccaccttcagctaatgaaagacttaaatatcatggaggatatcgatgggagaaaacatagaactagcgacagaagaagaagaaaaagaagaataagacgaggaagaagacttcttcgtctgtttttccggcagaccagacgcctatacgcgtgctgctgccccccgcggctgagtgtcgcattacgtcagagagtggaatacgccgaaacacgggggcatgccaagtaacatgtaaacggaatattccagttgccgcggcgcagttaccttagccggaatattgagccgaaccggaatatggtgtgcatgtaaacgtactcaataaGAGTAATTACTAAAAACTGACTTTCTCGTGAGCCAACTAGAGTGGCATTCTGTCTAGCGTTTACTAAAGCTctattacattttttgtgtgaaatTGTCGTTTTCCTTCTTATTTTACAAAGAAAACTTGAAGTCTGAGGCAGTCAAGCTTCCTGTGGTTTAACCATGATACGAACCAAACCATGGCCTGAATAGTGAGGCCCAAAACATACACCTCTTCTTTTAAACAGGAAAATTAATTTTGCAGTTTCCAGTTTTGCTCATTCATGACTCAGCAGCCAACATATTATGCGATACTGTTATAAAGTTAGtttcttctctgtttgtctgtgtgcaggcCTTCCTCGAGGCCTACCTAAACCCCGGTCCGACCCTGCAGTACGGCCCCGAGCGCTGGATGGCTGACCAGTGGACTTTGGTGAGCGAGGCGTCGGTCACCAGCAGCATGAAGGAAGGGACCGAGTTCCTGCTGAGATGTCTTGACTTCAGCCTAGCTGTCACCGTGAAGAGCATCCCCTTCATCCGAATGACTGAGGAGTACATCGACCCCAAGTCCCATAAGTTTACACTGCTGCTCCAATCAGAAACCTCTGTTTAAAAGACTCGTCGTCACACAGTGGGCTGGTGCTGCTGATCTGGACTGACAGGACTGTTAGGATCACCTgactgaatttttttaaaaaagacccttttgtactttttttgtaCTTCTCGTTTTACACCgtctgtcatcttttttttttctcaattgaTTTGCTCACACACAGCATCTCTGTGAATTTCTTTGGGCACACAGTTGGTCGAATTGATTGAATGATGCTTGTTCAAGTCTTTGTCCCCGGCGACATGAGAGAAGTGAGGATTAAAGACAGAGAATGGGGGGCAGTATGCTTGGGTCTCTCTGTCCTGACGCTCCCAGAACACAGTTCAGGTATTCCTCTATGCACTACAGATGACCCTCACAAATTTTGTTCTTCCTTTATTTGCATGTGCCAGTGTGTGCCTGCttggcgtgttttttttttttttttttttctgatttaagAAGCATACGTAATAGTGTGGGTGTATTAgctggtgtgtgcgtgtgtgtgtgtgtgtgtgtatgcctgtgtgtgtgtgtgtaggtgtgtctTAAGTGAGCGGTGCACCCTGGGTCTGTCTCGACCTGTCTCCACTTTCTCCTTTAGCGTTACTATAGCAACAGGGACATTTTCGTATCGCCTGGTTGCCCCTCTGATATGAACAAAACTCCTTTTCACCAAAACTGCTCTTATTTCAATCTGAGTCCACAGCTCATGCAGTGATTATTTAACTGTCATGTATTACAAATGTATagtatttatatgtgtatatacttCATCCTTACATACTTTTTATATCAAAACTGTGCATtgtttgaatgattttttttttttctaccgtgtctggaatttgtttttaccttgtttgtCTTCATATTTGTGGAGATTATTGACTGTAAATAAGCTAAGACATGTTTGTAAATGTCAAGACAAATCACTGGACCCAGATGGACCGAACGTCACAGTTAAATACAGATGTAGGCCTGCCTAATTGGTTACGAATGAACGCACCCATTATTTCGGTGGTTTGCGcggtacgtgtgtgtgcagtgtacaCTGAACTTTTAATAGACCAACAGAGATAGTGGGTGCAGGGGGCTCATGTGGTTAACCTTTTTATCTCTGTTTAAATCGGTTCCCTTTGTACTGGTCCATCTGACATCTTAACATCTTAATGACTGAACATATGCCctggatttttgtcttaattcaGCATGAAAGGAATCCACTATTACGGCACATCTCTGCAAAGCTCAGCCCTCTGGTTCTCATATTCCTGAGACAATACCTGAAAGACAAAAGACGACTCCCACTTTTCACGAGCGACTTTTAAAGGTTGTCATTCTCTCAGACGTGACATCCCTCTGCAAAATTCATAGCCACTTCAGTTGCGCTGGCATCAGTGTTTAAATAAGTGTTGAAATTTCACAGGGTTAATGTAGATGAACCTATCCAGTGTCAGTATTTCTAGTGTCAGTATTTTCTGTGGACACATGTGACTGAGTGTCACACTACTGCCACCTATCTACACATATTGGAACCACTGTTATACTAATACTGTGTCTCTGAGCACCAACCAAAATGTTAATTTGTATGAATATTAATGTATTTCAGATCTTCTCTATTTAGTAAGCCTGTGATGTagtacatttatatttacacaAGTGTTGCTATTGTCAATGACAATTTTGTGTAGCTTTGTTTAGGATTTTATAGTGTTGACGGTTGTGAAAAAGCACGATGTCTCCCCGACTACACATGTGCCTCGGTTACACATACTTAAGGATGTGCTCAGCATACATGTGcagtttgcgtgtgtgtgtgtgtgtgtgtgtgtgtgtgtgtttgtgtgtgtgtgtgtgtgtgtgtgtgcgtgtgcgtgtgagagagaaagactaaaaggaagacagagagaaagcaaaaaagaGAACCACAGAACATGGGAGAAATCAATTGCTGTCCTAGACGTCATGCAGCTGACAAGTCATGAGTTTTCTTGGCGCCTTTTATAAGACAGaacatgtaaaatcacaacAGCTGTGTCAAAgtcacatttgtaaaaaaaaacaaaaaaacataataataataataaatatttgtatTGACCTTTTCAAGATGTttgaatattgtatttttttatagaATGATTTATGTCGTGATTACTGCCTGTCATCTCTTATCCTTGATCAGTAAAAGGTTTTCTATAGTCTGGTGTTTAGAGTTGACAGTGGTGGTCAATGGTTCCACTACATGAAATTAAACTAGTAGTTTATCTGCATTTTGCGATAGTCCAGTTTAAATTTGGATagtaattttttatttgtaattttatatttttgtaattttgaagTGCAGTTAATTACTTGGATAAGCAGTTACTTTCAGCTATaaaagattcattcattcattttccaaattgcTTATCCTCATAAGGGTCTCGTGCTGGAGCTGATCCCACGTTCATTTGGTggaaggaaacaccctggacaggtcgctgGTCCAtcacaagcacattcacacacacattcatacctaGGTGCAATTTAGCATCCCCAGCTCACctgacttgcatgtctttggactgtgggaggaaaccggagctcCTGGCGGAAACATGagaagaacatgcaaactccacactgaaataaattatttgttttgttatctGCTTCTCATCAAAGTTGTCCAACTTAGGTACCACAGAGACCCTTTATTTAActtacataatacataataaggTATCATTACTTCTATTTTGTCTGTATAGAACACAAACTGAGTTGCTGTGTTGAGTTTTCGGTCCGCACTGTATCGTCTCTGGTATCCAAGTGAAAACATTCGGCTGTACAAGAGAATGTTAAGGTTCTTTTGCTTTAACTGAACCCGGGTTGGGCCGCTTGGTTTGTTTGTCCAGACTTGATTTCCTGGCAACACCGATGTCACTTTGGGCATTATAAACACCCAAAACATCCCatacatttaattatttttatcaaTTATCATGAAAATCCTAATCAGTGGTATGCTTGCAGTAATTTTGTATGATATGACATTATATATACCAGATCACTTTTACAATCTGGGCTACTAAATTGCATTAAAACTGACATTCACACTTTGAGGTTTGAAGGATTTCATTACATGACATCAATGAACTGCACACTGCTTGTACCTAAATTTCTTGAGTGGCTGGTATTAGTggagatgataaaaaaaaaaaaaaaaaaaaaaaaaaatgtgttttgcagcAGGGTCAGTCCTGCATTGGACAGAGTGGTTGCTCTGTTTTCTAggacatatttttgtattttgcccTTAAGTTTTAATTTGTCACATCCTGTGTGTGAAGATTTCCCTCCAGTGAATTTAAGTCCATCCCATCACCAGAAATAAATTGTACCAGCGTCCTTGTGATTTGATGAGATGGTATATTTTAAGATCTTGCCTAGTGCATTGTAACAAAACTGTTTCTTTTGAGGACAGCTTTGCTTTTAGTTCCCCCTCTTCAGTTGTGAAGTAACATGTGGcttgtaaaacattttcaaagcagCTTCTCCAGCACCTAGGGTTTGGTGTAAATCTGCgtggcagacagagacagggattGAAAATCTAAAGCCACCCTTCCCCCCCAGTCTTGAACCACAAGAATAGAGAAATCTCTCCAGCCACAGTATCTTTTATCTCATTTCATTGTGCGGGGAAGGAGACGAGGAGCAAGAAATGAGCCAGTATGGGGAAGAGAGAGCAACAAAGCAAAAGAAGGAAGAGAGCAGTCAcgagagaggggagagacatGACGAATTAGCATTCAGATGAGCTTTCCAGCGTCTATCCAACAGTGTAATGGCGATATTATCTCCCCGTGCAGCTGCTCCCTGGTCCATTGATTCAGGTGAGAAATAACCCCCAACATGGTGAAGGAGGAATAagtgagagatgagagaagagaCTGGGTCTGCCACTGGAAATAGAGATTGTTAGAAATTGCCTCAATGATTACAAAGCAGCAACCCCCGGGGCAGGAAATACACTTCATCTAGGTAAAGTGAACATAAAATCTTTAGTTTGAATTACCTGAGTACAGAACGCAacacaaaaggaaaagaaaaggcaagcACACACGTACCACCTGGTCTGCTTTATTGATGGCGAGGGCAATGAGCTGCAGAAATGAACTGATGTAATCAAACAGATTACCAAGCAAAAGAACCAAAGTTTAGAAAGTGCCGCTTTTGGTATTCAAGTTTCAGTCGACTTGCCATTCCAAAGTTGGGGTaagttctctctttctcttcacagTATATTGAATtaaaaggagacagaggagaaattaATTTAGTGACAAACATAATTTAAGGCAGCTAACAACAGCCTAATTCCAATATTATAGCCACAGAACTTGAACTGGAGTAGAACAGACTTTCTTATTGAAATCATCATGGCATCATCATGTGAACTGTCGCCATTGCAAAGAACTGTTGGTGATAACAACTAATGTTAATTTACTACTTTTATCAAGCAGCCAAAGCACAACATATCTTCTGAGTTCTCAAGAGAAACCCTTTACTGCCCTACAGGTGCGTTGTCACTGTGGCAATAACCACACCATTTAATTCTgaaccagccaaatgaccaaaCAGCATCATGTCTGTTCTACTCATTCCAGTTCTGCGATTACacccttttttccacacattcaCCCAGCAGTCCATTATTATTAAACAGTTACAGAATTGTTTTTACCTGGTCCAGACACCTCTACTGTCTCAAATATGATTTTATTGTGTTGAATCCATTTTTTCTTCCTGAAGATAATTGTCATAAAATGGCATATTTGTATGTTTAAATAGACACATCAGTGTGCACCACCATTCAGTAcaaactgtatatatataacTGTATTATATATGGGTGAAAAGTAAACTGTATTTGTTTGTTATAATGGATTTATTGTGATGGAGATGACTCAAATCCAGATCTGTCCACTCAGCCTGAAGTCAGTGAATGGACCAATAAAGATTTACAATTCACAGTTTATGAgttattcatcatcatcatcgtcatcctcgtcgtcatcatcatcatcatcattgtcatcatcatcgtctttatcatcgtcatcatcatcatcgtcgtcgtcgtcatcgtcgtcatcatcatcgtcatcatcgtcatcgtcatcgtcgtcatcatcatcatcatcctcagtgTTGACTTTGCCAGAGAGCACATCCTCAATccagtcctccagctcctgtGCAGAGGGCAAGTCCTCTTCATCGTCCATCTCCATCCACACACTGTCGGCCTGTGATCAAACCCACGGAGACAGAACAGTCAAATCGTGACAAGCAGCATCCAACATGCTTTTCTGATCTCTGTgttcccacaatgccttgctTTACTCATTGTTCAAGTCGCATCATTGGCCCATAACAACCACTAGTGATAGTCTGACATGCAACTTCCAGTCTGGAGATTTACACAGagtttaaattaaatgtaaacagtTGACTTGAATATGGATGATCTCGATTTACGCAAAGAAGGTTGTCACTTTGATCTTTCCCAAGATAAAAGACTTAAAGTAAAACTAAACCctcaaacccaaatctctgtgaacCCTGACCTCTACTGGTGAAAAGCAGGGTGCCTCATGTTTGGTTACAGGTAATTTCACTGCCTGTTGTGCTCTATTGGTCCATCATTATGGCAAAAATGGCAACATACCTACATATTTCTTTGCATTTATGATTACGCAGATCAAATCAGAATCAGTAGTCATCAATTATTTCATGCCAGTTAGAAGAATTGTGAGGTTAAACGATCAGCATgaataatatgaaaacataacTAATTAATACTGGCTTACTAATGTTATCCAGCTGTTACCATAGAGCTGAAGTAATCCAGACTAGATTGATCATCTTAGTCAGTAGTAGGTGCTCCTCTGATTAGTTTTATTCTTCAAACAAAAGTAACTTTATCTCTTACTCATTTTTTTAGGTACTTTTTCATTAAGGCACAAgagtatgatattattttccatATTACTGAACAGTAGTGTTTTGACTGGAACAACTGGTAAAGCAAAGGATAATGGGAAGGGCTAAAATCCACCATGGGTGCGCCTGGACAATGCTTTCAAGAACTTACATCAGTGACATTGACAACTCCAATCTGTGGTCTGAACAGGTCCACCTTGAAAGTCTTCTCCCAGTAGGGAATCAGCTGAAAGAGGTCAGTGAGAGCGGGACATTAGACCTGTAGCTACTGAGCTGAATGTTACACCACTcccttgtctgtttttttctgtctgtggtgTCATAGCTCACCAAGGGGAAGTCATCAGGGTCAATCCAGACAATGCTGAGGTCAGGCAGGTGAGTGTTGTCGCGGGCCACCTCCTTCAGGACCTCCAGGAACTCATAGCCATCTGAGAGAAATCAACATCAGGACGCAAGAGTTAGCCCTGCAAATGCTACGTATCTGTGGTGTCCATTAGCCACCAAGTCCTGATTGGATATATTCTGTAAAGCAAAGCTCACGGTGGCGCTCTCACcagtgtcctcctcctctgcaaaGGCCACAATGTGGATCCCTTCAATGTCATCCTCCtggcaaataaaatcaatttctGTCACCAGAAATATCAAGTACAGAGCCAATGTTCATCaggaaaatcaaatttaaagttGGAATTGTCACTTAGTCTTCCAAGCAATCCTCCCTCACCCATGTCTCAAACATGTCCTCTGCACGCAGCTTTCTCAGGGTTGGTCTGATGACACAGAAAAGGGTATGAGAATTTCATCGCACATCAACTCCCTGGATGTTGTCTCAAAAATCATAGAAGTAGAAGAATGCAAATACAAATTGGGTGGAGTATGGAGTACCACGTTTTTCTACACATTTTCCTCACCGTCTGTGCTCAGTTATGAATTCCACCAGTTCTTCCTCGGAGTGTGGCTTGCCCGGGATGGTGACAGGCTCCTCCATGAAGGGCTCATAGAAGTCCACCTCATTCATTTTAAGTGTCAACTCCTTGGCCACCTGAAACACCAAAGAGAGCTCACTCAAGAGACAATGGCAGCTCTGTGAGAGTTTTCTGTAAATGCCATGTTACTCACAGATTTCTCAAAAGTGGCAAAGAATTTGATGTAGGGCTGGAACTGCTCTGCAGCTTCTTTGAATGCATGGTAGTCTaaggataaaaacaacaaaggaaaagcacaaataagattaaaaaagagaggtAGAAGGAGTTTGAGGTGAAGAATAAggtttaaaatacataaattaattgGTGCATGGTCATCTGTTTCCGCTGTTTTCTTAACAGCAGTGGAGTTGTTTTGCACTGTTCTTTTAGCGAAACCATTAGGACACATCTGTTTGTGCTTTCTTTGGCCTCGGGAGAGATGACATTGACACATCAGGGAACTGAAATAGCTGAACTCTGACCCCTGGTTCATGCTCCCACAGTTGGTCAGGGGTGATGCAGCAGCCACTCGTCAACATGAGCAAACTGCACTTAAGGCTCGGCTCTTAGACAGGACATGAGAAGAGACCAGGCAgtggccactgtgtgtgttgcagtggtAAAAATGGATCTGTAAATCCAATGGAAATGAGGGGGTTAAGAGCTCATCACACAACCATCTATCATTCTAACTCTAACAAGGCACTGAGCAATGTTCACACAGCCCAGAAAGACACACAAGCACTTGTAGCCTCACAGACCATTTCACTCACATTGTCATCAAACACTTGCAGCTCTCTCACgctcacagcctcacacactcacgctcAGAGTCTTCGCTCTTGAAGTAACCAATAAGACGGATGTCCTCCTCCATTCTATCAAAGGCTCTCAGCTCCAGAGCATTATCTATCACCTCCACCGGCTCCTCCATCAACTAGTgacacagggacagagaggacaggaagGCACTGAGATGAGCTTGTAACTGTGACAGTGCTGGTGTTGATTAGTACCGGCAGCTGGGGATTTGCTCCTAAATCAGTCCACTTACATCCAGCAAGAACTCCACCAGGGTGTTAGCAGAGAGCAAGCCATCGAATTCGATCACTCGGTCCTCCTtgaaaacatacacactgcCCTCTTCTTCCAGACCTATGGTCAAAGGGAAATTACACATCATTTACAAAGAgattacatacacacaaacactctcttaAGACCTTGAATAAGTAACTATTATCACAAGCACCTCTCACTCCAGAGTAACATGCACATATCAGCTGGAGGAGGTTAAACAAAAGCTCTGCATTACTCGGTAGTGTTATCTTTGCTGCACACGTGTGACATTTAATACTTCACTTACCCAGTTTTTTAGCCACCTTGGCATCTTTGTTGGAATCGACCATTCCAAACCCGATGTCTTTCTCCTCCATGACTTGGGCTGCCAACTGTAGCCAAAAGAGGAGGGATAACAAAAGATTaacggattaaaaaaaaaaaaaattacattgtcaAAGATTAAGAAATAGTATAGACTGGtagagaaacagaaactgaatgagAACCTTTCTGTgattggcttaaaaaaaaaaaaagttttttttcctttccactaCAATTATTGTACTATAATTACTGATCAAGGTGGCATGTGAATGGGCACTTGATTGCAGTGTTGGATAAGCTCTTGATTCTAAAACTGATGAGCAGCATTAGCAATACACTGATTAATGCCATCAGTTCAAAATGGAAATGCTCATGTGCCTACAcgcatttatatatatataaaaaaaagaataataatattcCCTACATTGGCAAGATGACAGAGGGGCCAAGCTAAGCATGGGTGATGGTGACGTTATTGACAAGATAAAGACCTGTGGAGCAGAACAGCCAGGGGCCACAGAAACACGGTTACATAATCACACAAACTGCCATGCTCTATATATAACCCAAGCATTATATTATAGGCCTAACCATTGTTATGTGAAATAGGTAGACTGAGTGAGATTTGGACTCTGATCCAATATGAACAAGACTGCTTTGTCTGTTCTCTGGTACAACAGACAACAAATCAAACTTCTTAAATGTGCAGTGAAAAGCACTGAATCAGTGAAGTTATGATTTTTGTGAAAAGACTTTCTGAAGAGCTGAATGATCTGACAATAAGTCGTGTGTGACAAATCAGTAAATGTAGTGCATCTGACTTATTTAGGGCAAGTAATCAAGTTATATGTGGTCAGAGTGGTGGCCAGCTCATGCTAACAGGGCCCACCTGTGCTGTGTAAAATAAGTGAAGCTATTATCAGGACTGCGAGACTGGGCTCGGGTTACCCTCAACAGATCAGAAAGTAATTCACCATCCGCCATGTGTAACCCAAGACTGGGCATAGTGCATACTACTGCCTGGTTTGCAGGACTCAGACAAAGAGATTCATTGGATCAAAAAGTCACTTATATAATGTCCCAACTGCTCAGTTAAGCCTGAATATAGAGTATGGTGTATTAAGAATCATTTTTGCTTTGATATATCCACCACAAAGCCAAGCCAGAAGAGAGGGCCGTGTGTCCTTGTCATGTATAGCTCCATAACTTAATACACACAAGCTCTTGCCCTATTTCTGCCAATAGAGGAGAGCCATGGGAAGAACGACATACATTTCTACAGACAGAGGTGCACATTAAATTAATCTGTCAGGAATAACCTTAAGTGACAGCTTTGTATCTCACTGAACTGCAAtacttacatgcacacacactcatccacatacacacacactgaccttgaGGAAATGCACACATTTCCATACATATTAAAAGATCTGGGGACACTGAGATGGTAGGCTGAGAATGTCTGATTCTAACTTTAATGTGCAGTTTGTAAAAGGAGAGGGGGCTGAGCCAAATGCAGCCTGTGCAGTTATTGACCTTACCAGTGGGCTTTCTGCCCACTAGAGCACCAAGTCCAACTACTGTACAGTAAATCACTTATATAGCACTGTTTAATGGGCAGCAATGACCTAGTCACCCCAGACTATTAGTCTCCACTCCTCATACCACCCCCACTAGCCCAGGAGACCTCCTGCAAAACCACACCTCCCTGTCCTTCCCTTAGTGTTTCTTTACTCTCCGACATTTGGTGACTAGATtctttttccccatatttttcATATGATCTGCACAGTTTCCTCTGCCTTATACCTTTTATCTACATTtaatccttctctctcttccttttcctcatGTCTTACCTCCAGCACTAGTTCAGTCATCTGGTGTTGTTTTTGCAGCTCCTTGCTGTCTGGTATAGGCTCGTGGTAGAGCAGGCACAGCATGCTATGCTTCTTCAAGGCCTTCTTGTAATTCTTGTCATTGATGTCCAGAAC includes:
- the casq2 gene encoding calsequestrin-2, whose translation is MRSLWLFLLPCLSLVHLAPAEKGLEFPHYDGKDRVLDINDKNYKKALKKHSMLCLLYHEPIPDSKELQKQHQMTELVLELAAQVMEEKDIGFGMVDSNKDAKVAKKLGLEEEGSVYVFKEDRVIEFDGLLSANTLVEFLLDLMEEPVEVIDNALELRAFDRMEEDIRLIGYFKSEDSEHYHAFKEAAEQFQPYIKFFATFEKSVAKELTLKMNEVDFYEPFMEEPVTIPGKPHSEEELVEFITEHRRPTLRKLRAEDMFETWEDDIEGIHIVAFAEEEDTDGYEFLEVLKEVARDNTHLPDLSIVWIDPDDFPLLIPYWEKTFKVDLFRPQIGVVNVTDADSVWMEMDDEEDLPSAQELEDWIEDVLSGKVNTEDDDDDDDDDDDDDDDDDDDDDDDDDDDDDDDKDDDDDNDDDDDDDEDDDDDDE